One Methanobacteriaceae archaeon genomic window carries:
- a CDS encoding transglutaminase domain-containing protein: MALTVLMCVSVASASDVNVTDSHAIASIDTTSSVHESVDDSLLSTAYECDVLESVNSNNLSTNQNKNSSSDVLKTGSIPANKTVVSQDLEKYYKGSESHKATFYDLNGNPLVNTKIGFTIKCSAYTKTYYKLTDANGVASLAIGLNPGDYQIVSQNLVTGYNLTNTIKVLSTIESSDLTKYYKGSKDHTAKFYNSDGTPLANRDVKFTIKGSTFTKTYTKTTNKYGFASLAIGLSPGTYQVISKDPVTGWSVTNTITILPTVVSSGVTKYYKGSKGHTAKFYTSEGAPLANKEISFTLKTSSATKTYTKKTDANGVASLAIGLNPGTYRIVSNDPYTGYKVTTTVKVLPTINASDITKVAADNKKFYATFLDGEGNPLANADVKFKVNGKTYNSKTNANGVAGISLSFLKAGNYKIISYNVDGSSKTNNVNVLAHTTTELITSPYTFVKGEGNVIKVTLRNGLGYAPNAGKVIKITIGSTTYSAKTDSNGVASFTLPTTLEEGIYTVKYTYAGNSYYTGSSASNKLTFYSTSTTHFTVKGSTIFYIGEGGSLQVVLKSGNLPLAGKTVVFKLGSVSYTKVTDKDGVASLPIGLAYAGNYTFSFEFAGEGLLKPSSSSTVIQVKKMPDSISIKNIISGAKTVKEYFEKYNKYPTSVTAGGITFTLPQFVYLMSQAIYKIGNSNYKDVVINKDVAQPASPTSGDYFDYEPLYKKGYLQAANTVAKYANDNKKLPNYITTDIGKICHNEYVDAFARILAYYGNNNELPSYVSIVYHDSSVPSPAGKGLNQKNTETDLAKYLKATMNCQVDNAKIKAIVDKVTKGLSSVKDKAVAIYNYVRDYIDYSFYYDTKHGAVGTLEVGSGNCVDQAHLLVAMLRTADIPARYVHGTCTFSSGSTYGHVWAQVLIGDIWYVADPTSSRNSFGKIVNWNTKSYTVHTITNEITF, translated from the coding sequence ATGGCATTAACTGTATTAATGTGTGTTAGTGTAGCATCAGCTAGTGATGTAAATGTTACAGATTCACATGCTATTGCTTCAATAGACACTACATCAAGTGTTCATGAAAGTGTAGATGATTCTTTACTCTCTACTGCTTATGAATGTGATGTTTTAGAATCTGTAAACTCAAATAATTTATCAACTAACCAAAATAAAAATTCTTCAAGTGATGTTTTAAAAACTGGAAGCATTCCGGCTAATAAAACTGTTGTTTCACAAGACCTTGAAAAATATTATAAAGGAAGCGAAAGCCATAAAGCTACATTTTATGATTTAAATGGAAATCCTTTGGTTAATACCAAAATTGGATTTACAATAAAATGCAGTGCATATACAAAAACATACTATAAATTAACTGATGCAAATGGTGTTGCTTCTTTAGCTATTGGTCTTAATCCTGGTGATTATCAGATTGTCTCACAAAATTTAGTTACTGGATATAACTTAACTAATACTATTAAAGTTTTAAGCACTATTGAGTCATCTGATCTTACTAAATATTATAAAGGAAGTAAAGATCATACGGCTAAGTTTTATAACTCTGATGGTACTCCTTTAGCTAATAGGGATGTTAAGTTTACAATTAAAGGTTCTACCTTTACCAAGACTTATACTAAAACAACTAATAAGTATGGTTTTGCTTCATTAGCTATTGGTCTTAGTCCTGGTACTTATCAGGTAATCTCAAAAGATCCAGTTACTGGTTGGTCTGTGACTAATACTATCACTATTTTACCAACTGTTGTTTCTTCTGGTGTTACTAAGTATTATAAAGGAAGTAAAGGACATACTGCTAAGTTTTATACTTCTGAAGGTGCTCCTTTAGCTAATAAAGAGATAAGTTTTACTCTTAAAACTTCTTCTGCTACTAAGACTTATACTAAAAAAACTGATGCAAATGGTGTTGCTTCTTTAGCTATTGGTCTTAATCCTGGTACATATCGGATTGTTTCAAATGACCCATATACTGGCTATAAGGTAACTACTACTGTTAAAGTTTTACCAACTATCAATGCTAGTGATATTACCAAAGTTGCTGCAGACAATAAGAAGTTCTATGCTACTTTCTTAGACGGCGAAGGTAATCCATTAGCAAATGCGGATGTTAAGTTCAAGGTTAATGGAAAAACATACAACTCAAAAACAAATGCAAATGGTGTTGCAGGTATCTCTTTAAGTTTCCTTAAAGCAGGCAACTATAAAATTATTTCATACAATGTTGATGGTTCATCCAAAACCAACAATGTTAATGTACTTGCCCATACCACTACTGAACTTATTACAAGTCCATACACTTTTGTTAAAGGTGAAGGTAATGTAATTAAAGTTACCTTACGTAATGGTTTAGGATATGCACCAAATGCAGGAAAAGTAATTAAAATAACAATTGGTAGTACAACATATTCTGCTAAAACAGACAGTAACGGTGTTGCATCATTTACTTTACCTACAACATTAGAAGAAGGAATCTATACAGTAAAATATACTTATGCAGGTAATTCATATTACACTGGATCAAGTGCTTCAAATAAATTAACATTTTACTCTACAAGCACTACTCATTTCACTGTAAAAGGTTCAACAATATTCTACATAGGTGAAGGCGGATCTCTCCAAGTTGTTTTAAAATCAGGTAATCTTCCTTTAGCAGGAAAAACTGTTGTTTTCAAACTTGGTTCAGTATCATATACCAAAGTTACTGATAAAGATGGTGTCGCATCATTACCAATTGGATTAGCTTATGCTGGAAACTATACATTCTCCTTTGAATTTGCAGGAGAAGGTTTGTTAAAACCTAGTTCTAGCTCAACTGTGATTCAAGTTAAAAAGATGCCAGATTCAATATCTATTAAGAATATTATTTCTGGTGCTAAAACTGTGAAAGAATACTTTGAAAAATATAACAAGTATCCAACATCAGTTACTGCAGGTGGAATCACATTCACTTTACCTCAATTTGTGTATTTAATGAGTCAGGCAATTTACAAAATAGGTAATTCTAACTATAAAGATGTTGTTATCAATAAAGATGTTGCTCAACCAGCATCTCCAACTTCTGGAGATTACTTCGATTATGAGCCATTATATAAAAAAGGATATTTACAAGCAGCAAATACTGTTGCAAAATATGCTAATGATAACAAAAAACTTCCAAACTATATTACTACAGATATTGGTAAAATCTGTCATAATGAATATGTAGATGCGTTTGCACGTATCTTAGCATATTATGGAAATAATAATGAATTACCATCTTACGTATCAATTGTCTATCATGATTCTTCAGTTCCTAGCCCAGCAGGTAAAGGTTTAAATCAGAAAAACACTGAAACTGACTTGGCTAAGTATCTTAAAGCAACTATGAACTGTCAAGTTGACAATGCAAAAATTAAAGCTATTGTTGATAAAGTTACTAAAGGATTATCCTCTGTAAAAGACAAAGCTGTTGCAATTTATAACTATGTAAGGGATTATATTGATTATTCATTCTATTATGATACCAAACATGGTGCAGTAGGTACTTTGGAAGTAGGATCTGGAAACTGTGTTGACCAAGCTCATTTGTTAGTTGCTATGTTGAGAACTGCTGATATTCCAGCAAGATATGTTCACGGAACATGTACATTCTCAAGTGGATCTACTTATGGTCACGTATGGGCTCAAGTATTAATTGGGGACATATGGTATGTTGCTGATCCAACCAGTTCAAGAAATTCATTTGGAAAAATCGTAAATTGGAATACCAAATCTTATACTGTGCACACAATCACAAATGAGATTACATTCTAA